AACAGTCGGCAGTCAATTGCTAAGACAGGAACACCTGACTCATAAAGAAAGTGAACAATCTTTTTATGAAATGGTCGAAATAGCCCTTAACACAGTCATTGATGGCTGATTTATGGATAAGAGCAGTGTTGTTAGAAAAGAGAGTGAGAAAGAAATGAAGGTAATACTGTCAGGATTGCAGTGGATGATTTTTATGATCGCTGGTGCAATTGCTGCACCCATTGCTATCGCAGATTTATATAACTTAACACCCATAGAGACTTCCGGGCTTATCCAGAGCACAATGATTACTTTAGGGATAGCTGGATTTTTACAAGACCTGATGGGTCATAAATTCCCTATCCATGAAGGTCCGGCAGGGTTATGGTGGAGCATTTTTACGATTTACGCAAGTTTAGTGGGGGGGCTTTATTCTTCTAACAATGGTGCTTTACAAGCTTTAAGTGGGGCAATGATCATTAGCGGTGTGTTATTTATCCTAATTTCAGCATTTAAGCTAATGGATAAAATCGCTCGTCTATTTACTCCCACCATCACTTTTATTTATTTACTTTTATTGATCTTTCAATTAAGTGGATCTTTTATGAAAGGGATGATGGGGATTACCATAGCCCACACCACGTTAGATGTTAAAGTATTCATCCTTAGTGTGATTGTGGTTTGCATTACCTTTTGGTTAGGAAAAAGTCGCTTTGTAGTACTCAGCCAGTTTTCAATCATTTTCAGTATATTGATAGGCTGCCTATTATTTATTATCTGCGGTAATATACCAGTGTTTTCTCATGCGGATACTCTATTTAAGCTTCCGAAAATATTCCCATTTGGCAGACCTCAATTCGATGCTGGGACAATCACTACTGCATTTTTATTAACGCTGTTATTAATAACCAATGCAGTTGCGTCGATCCGTTTGATGGAGACCGTTATGAAACAAAAGCAAGTGGATCATCATCGTTATTTGCGCGCCGGGTTTACTTCTGGAATTACGCATCTTATTAGTGGCGGTTTAGGAGCGGTCGGTTCTGTCCCTATCTCGGGAGCGGCGGGATATGTTGAACAAACAGGGATGAAGGAGCGCAGATCATTTTTAATTGGATGTTGCTTTGTGATCTCAATATCCTTATTTCCGCCAATGATGAATGTTATATCAGCGATTCCAGCTCCCATAGGCTATTCCGTTACCTTCGTCATTTTTGTGAAGATGGTCGGACTAGCGCTAAAGGAATTGAAGAAGGTCATTCATGAAGAACGAACATTTATCGTTAGTGGAATTTCCCTTTTAGTGGGTGTGGGATTAATGTTTATCCCTTCATCAGCTACGGCCCATTTATCTCCGATCGTGATAGCCATTTTAAATAATGGATTAATATGCGGAAGTCTGTTGGCGATTATTTTGGAACAAGGGTTAATGTGGAAAGATGCATTTCGATATGAGGATTCCAAGAAAATTAACCGATAATTTGGAGGGCTAAAAATGCATTATCTAATTTCTATTGCTGGTTTGGTTATTGTTCTATTACTGGCATGGCTAGGAAGTAACAATAAGAAAAAGATTAAATATCGACCAATCATTGTAATGATTGCTATTCAGATCGGTTTGGGATTAATTATACTAAAAACAAGTATAGGTGAATTCTTAATTAAAGGGTTTGCCGATAGTTTTGCAAAATTACTTGGATACGCCAATGAAGGGACTGACTTTGTTTTTGGTGGGATTGCAAATGAAGGGGCCCATACATTTTTCCTTTATGTTTTGATGCCAATAGTTTTTATGTCGGCATTAATTGGGATATTGCAGCATTACAAAATTCTCCCGTTCATTATCAAGTATATTGGTTTGGTACTAAGTAAAATTAATGGCATGGGCAAATTGGAGTCTTATAATGCAGTTGCAGCCGCAATTGTAGGACAAAATGAAGTGTTTATTTCGGTGAAAAACCAGCTTGGATTATTACCAAAACATCGCTTATATACATTATGTGCGTCTGCAATGTCGACGGTATCCATGTCAATTGTTGGTTCATATATGACGATGCTAGAACCTCGGTATGTTGTAGCTGCATTGATATTAAACCTATTTGGTGGATTCATCATTTCATCCATCATTAATCCGTATGAAGTTACACCTGAAGAAGATATTGTTGAAGTTCAGGTAGAAGAAAAACAAACGTTTTTTGAAATGCTAGGCGAATATATTATGGATGGCTTTAAAGTAGCCATAGTAGTTGGTGTAATGTTGGTTGGTTTCGTTGGGATCATTGCATTAATTAACGGGGTCTTCAGCGGAGTATTCGGTATCTCGTTTCAAGGAATTTTAGGGTATGTCTTTGCACCCATTGCCTTTCTTATCGGTGTCCCATGGCATGAAGCTGTTGATGCAGGCAGTATCATGGCGACAAAGCTTGTTGCGAATGAATTCGTTGCTATGCTTGACTTTGTTAAGATCCAAGATGGTTTAAGTGGGCGTACTACAGCCATTGTCTCGGTTTTTCTAATCTCATTTGCTAACTTTGGGTCCATTGGTACCATTGTGGGTGCAGTGAAAGGCTTAAATGAAAAACAAGGGAATATTGTGGCTCGATTTGGATTGAAACTGTTATTTGGCGCCACACTTGTAAGCGTTTTATCCGCTCTGATCATCGGTATCATTTTTTAGTTAAACTTAGCGGATTTTCGTCATCGTTATGAATTCTGCACAAGACATCTTTGTATATAAAAAGCCGCTTACTTAGCGGCTTTTTTTGTTGTGATTATAGAACAATTATTAAGATAGGAAATAGTAATAAGAATAATTGATTATCAAATGGGTTAATTAAAGAAGAACCGCCAGTGTTTATTCTTTTTCCGAGTCAGATAGCAAAAGTATTGACAACCTGTATATACAGGTTTAAACTGTGTGAAGTGTTTGAACTTGTATATACAGGTTTAATATTTGACATAAAGTAATTCTTTTGGAGGTGTTCAACTTGAGTCAGTCCCAGTATTCGGAGTGGTGGCGCCGGTCCACGGTGTATCAGGTGTACCCGAAGAGCTTTAAGGACACTACAGGCAACGGAACAGGAGATATTAAAGGACTTATTGAAAAATTAGATTATTTGCAGCAGCTTGGAATTGATATTGTCTGGTTACAGCCGGTCTATGTCTCGCCACAACATGATAACGGTTACGATGTTGCGGATTATGAAAATATCAACCCGGATTTTGGTACGATGGAGGATTTCGAAGAGTTAGTACAGGAACTGCACAGACGTGAAATGAAGCTAATGATCGATATCGTGGTTAACCATACTTCAACAGAACATGAGTGGTTCAAACAGTCCATTTCAAGCAGGAACAATTCCTATCGTGATTACTACATCTGGAAGGACCCGGCTCCGGACGGTGGCTTACCCAACAATTGGCAGTCGAAGTTCGGAGGTCCTGCCTGGCAGTTTGATGAAGCTTCGGGACAATATTTTCTTACTCTCTTCGATAAAACCCAGGCCGATCTGAATTGGGAGAACGAGAAGGTACGTAGAGCAGTGAATGATATGATGCTATTCTGGGCTAAAAAGGGTGTCGACGGCTTCCGCATGGATGTAATTAATTTAATCTCCAAGGATCAACGCTTCCCTAACGATGACGGGAGTGTTCCACCGGGGGATGGACGCAAGTTCTATACTGACGGTCCACGGGTTCATGAATACATCAAAGCGATGTACGAAGAGGTATTTGGTCCGTATGAGATGGTGACGGTCGGAGAGATGTCCTCAACTACATTGGAGCATTGCATCCGATACTCGAGTCCTAAAGAGCGAGAATTTTCTATGACTTTCAATTTTCATCATTTAAAAGTTGATTATCCGAATGGACAGAAGTGGGAGCTAATGCCCTATGATTTTGAGGCGATGAAAGGCTTGTTCACAGAGTGGCAGACCGGAATGCAGAAAGGTCGGGGCTGGAACGCATTATTTTTTAACAATCACGATCAACCGCGTGCCCTCTCCAGATTCACTGATGATAAGGTCTACCGTATAGAGAGTGCCAAGCTGCTTGCAACAACTCTGCATGGCCTTCAGGGAACACCTTATGTGTATCAGGGGGAAGAAATCGGGATGCCAAATCCGGTATGGAAGAGCATCGATGAGTTCCGTGACATTGAGTCACTGAATATGTACCGTATTTTGTGTGAACAAGGGAAAAGCCCTGAGACTGCCCTGAGTATTCTTCAGGAACGTTCACGGGACAATTCCCGTACGCCGATGCAGTGGGATGACAGCCGAAATGCCGGATTCACCACAGGTACTCCATGGCTGAAAGTTGATGAGCGGTATTCGGACATCAATGTGCAGAAGGAGCTAGCCAATCCCGATTCCATCTTCCATCATTACCGCAAGCTGATTGCACTACGCAAGGAGTATGGGATATTCATTGAAGGTGTATTCAAGAGACTCGATGATGGTCATCCTGAAGTGTTCGCTTACGCCAGAACAGGTGATGGAGAGGCGCTTGTAGTGGTCTCGAACTTCAGCAGTAAAGAGATTACCTTCCGCTTTGAAGATAGTCACTGGGCAGAGTTATCATCAAGTGGTAAAGACGAGCTTCTGATTGGAAATACAACAGAAACACCTGAATTAACACAAGAGCTTCAGCTTAGTCCTTATGCTTCCTACATGTGGTTAATCCGCTAACGAGGTGTACTTGAGAAGGAGCACAAATCAATTATGTAAGGAGTGAAAATATGGCTATAGACCGCAAAAATGTTGAGGATATTGTACGGGCAGTTGGGGGCAAGGAGAATATAGAGGTTGCGACACATTGTGTAACCCGGCTGAGATTCTCGCTGTATGATGAGAGCAAGGTGGATTCGGAAGCCTTGGACCGCAACGAACTAGTAAAGGGACAATTTTCTAGCCAGGGGCAGTTTCAGATCGTTATCGGACCGGGA
This genomic stretch from Paenibacillus sp. FSL H7-0737 harbors:
- a CDS encoding purine/pyrimidine permease, which codes for MDKSSVVRKESEKEMKVILSGLQWMIFMIAGAIAAPIAIADLYNLTPIETSGLIQSTMITLGIAGFLQDLMGHKFPIHEGPAGLWWSIFTIYASLVGGLYSSNNGALQALSGAMIISGVLFILISAFKLMDKIARLFTPTITFIYLLLLIFQLSGSFMKGMMGITIAHTTLDVKVFILSVIVVCITFWLGKSRFVVLSQFSIIFSILIGCLLFIICGNIPVFSHADTLFKLPKIFPFGRPQFDAGTITTAFLLTLLLITNAVASIRLMETVMKQKQVDHHRYLRAGFTSGITHLISGGLGAVGSVPISGAAGYVEQTGMKERRSFLIGCCFVISISLFPPMMNVISAIPAPIGYSVTFVIFVKMVGLALKELKKVIHEERTFIVSGISLLVGVGLMFIPSSATAHLSPIVIAILNNGLICGSLLAIILEQGLMWKDAFRYEDSKKINR
- a CDS encoding NupC/NupG family nucleoside CNT transporter — protein: MHYLISIAGLVIVLLLAWLGSNNKKKIKYRPIIVMIAIQIGLGLIILKTSIGEFLIKGFADSFAKLLGYANEGTDFVFGGIANEGAHTFFLYVLMPIVFMSALIGILQHYKILPFIIKYIGLVLSKINGMGKLESYNAVAAAIVGQNEVFISVKNQLGLLPKHRLYTLCASAMSTVSMSIVGSYMTMLEPRYVVAALILNLFGGFIISSIINPYEVTPEEDIVEVQVEEKQTFFEMLGEYIMDGFKVAIVVGVMLVGFVGIIALINGVFSGVFGISFQGILGYVFAPIAFLIGVPWHEAVDAGSIMATKLVANEFVAMLDFVKIQDGLSGRTTAIVSVFLISFANFGSIGTIVGAVKGLNEKQGNIVARFGLKLLFGATLVSVLSALIIGIIF
- the treC gene encoding alpha,alpha-phosphotrehalase translates to MSQSQYSEWWRRSTVYQVYPKSFKDTTGNGTGDIKGLIEKLDYLQQLGIDIVWLQPVYVSPQHDNGYDVADYENINPDFGTMEDFEELVQELHRREMKLMIDIVVNHTSTEHEWFKQSISSRNNSYRDYYIWKDPAPDGGLPNNWQSKFGGPAWQFDEASGQYFLTLFDKTQADLNWENEKVRRAVNDMMLFWAKKGVDGFRMDVINLISKDQRFPNDDGSVPPGDGRKFYTDGPRVHEYIKAMYEEVFGPYEMVTVGEMSSTTLEHCIRYSSPKEREFSMTFNFHHLKVDYPNGQKWELMPYDFEAMKGLFTEWQTGMQKGRGWNALFFNNHDQPRALSRFTDDKVYRIESAKLLATTLHGLQGTPYVYQGEEIGMPNPVWKSIDEFRDIESLNMYRILCEQGKSPETALSILQERSRDNSRTPMQWDDSRNAGFTTGTPWLKVDERYSDINVQKELANPDSIFHHYRKLIALRKEYGIFIEGVFKRLDDGHPEVFAYARTGDGEALVVVSNFSSKEITFRFEDSHWAELSSSGKDELLIGNTTETPELTQELQLSPYASYMWLIR